The following proteins are co-located in the Doryrhamphus excisus isolate RoL2022-K1 chromosome 15, RoL_Dexc_1.0, whole genome shotgun sequence genome:
- the LOC131102829 gene encoding myosin-11-like isoform X3, whose protein sequence is MVAGAKDKIKEELLLEDFSSYRFLVAGHVEVSGLQDDELFDETLEAMEIMGFTEEERIGMLKVVSTVLQLGNIKFEKERNNEQATMPDNTAAQKVCHLQGINVTDFTRAFLTPRIKVGREVVQKAQTKQQVRIQQKPVLASSSKPSPSVHQADFAVEALAKAMYERLFRWILARVNKTLDKSKRQSSSFLGILDIAGFEIFEDNSFEQLCINYTNERLQQLFNHTMFILEQEEYKREGIEWNFIDFGLDLQPCIELIERPNNPPGILALLDEECWFPKATDVSFVDKLLNTHTGHVKFSKPKQHKDKLMFTVLHYAGKVDYNAASWLTKNMDPLNDNVTALLSNSSSNFIQDLWKDADRVVGLETMAKMSDSSMPTSTKSKKGMFRTVGQLYKESLGKLMTTLHNTQPNFVRCIIPNHEKRAGKMDANLVLEQLRCNGVLEGIRICRQGFPNRIVFQEFRQRYEILAANAIPKGFMDGKQACCLMVKHLDLDPNLYRIGQSKMFFRTGVLAQLEEERDIKLTVIIISFQAQARGFLARKAFSKRQQQLSAMKVIQRNCACYLKLKNWQWWRLFTKVKPLLQVTRQEEEMGQKEEELKAAKDAAAKKEAELKDITQKHTQLMEERAQLESKLHAETELYAEAEEMRVRLEAKKQELEEVLHEMEARLEEEEERSSSLQQERKDMEQQLQTMEAHLVEEEDARQKLQLEKVAVEGKVKKLEEDVLQMEDQNNKLQKERKLLEERMADLNSNLAEEEEKSKNLTKLKSKHESMISDLEVRFKKEEKGRLDMEKAKRKVEAEVAELHEQLADLQAQLAELRAQLAAKEEELQATQARLDEESNQRGAAVKKVRELEAFLSEVQEDLEAERAARAKVEAARRDLGEELNALRSELEDSLDTTAAQQELRAKREQEVAMLKKAMEEEGRSHEAQIQDLRQKHGQAVEELSEQLEQAKRVRAGLEKAKQTLEKESADLSADLRSLASAKQDVEHKKKKVEGQLNDLNSRFNESERQRTELGERVSKMTMEVDNLSSLLNEAEGKNIKLSKDVSGLSSQLQDTQELLSEETRQKLNVAGRLRQVEEDKISLAEQLEEESEAKRASERQASSLNVQLADCKKKLDETLGSVEMLEEGKKRLQRDLEAANNEYEEKASAYDKLDKSRGRLQQELEDVLMDLDSQRQLVSNLEKKQKKFDQMLAEERAVSGKFAEERDRAEAEAREKETKVLALSRALEENREALEEAEKTMKGLRAEMEDLVSSKDDVGRSVHDLEKAKRGLEGVVEEMKAHMEELEDELQVAEDAKLRLEVNSQALKAQHERELQAREEMGEEKRKQLLKQLRELEAELEEEKKQRGQASGGKKKLEGELKDMEDQLEATNRGRDEAVKQLRKIQGQVKDLQRELEDSRAAQKDVLASAREAERKSKAMEADIVQLHEMLAAAERARKQMEAERDELAEELASNSSGKTMLSDEKRRLDAKISQLEEELEEEQTNMESLNERLRKSQQLVEQLGAELTAEKSTSQNKEASRQQLERLNRELKAKVQEMEGQGRSKLKSSVTTLENKLKEMEEQLEVESRERQTAAKNLRQKEKKLKDLMLQMEDERKQAQQYKDQAEKGNVRMKQLKHQLEETEEEAQRVVAARRKLQRELDEAAEANDALSREVTSLKGKLRRGGEAGFSAASPRSGGGGGGAMRSLGLIGGSISRRSTTIVENSVEIPEEEPRSPSPPARSPPLEADEEVNEIPPDE, encoded by the exons ATGGTGGCAGGAGCCAAAGACAAGATCAAAG AGGAGCTGCTGCTGGAGGACTTCAGCAGCTATCGTTTCCTGGTGGCGGGACACGTGGAGGTATCTGGTCTGCAGGACGACGAGCTGTTTGACGAGACCCTGGAGGCCATGGAGATCATGGGCTTCACAGAGGAGGAGAGAATAG GGATGTTAAAGGTGGTGTCCACCGTTCTCCAGCTGGGCAACATCAAGTTTGAGAAGGAGAGGAACAACGAGCAGGCCACCATGCCGGACAACACGG CTGCCCAGAAGGTTTGTCACCTTCAAGGCATCAACGTGACCGACTTCACCCGCGCCTTCCTGACCCCCAGAATCAAGGTGGGCCGCGAGGTGGTGCAGAAGGCTCAGACCAAGCAGCAGGTAAGAATCCAGCAGAAACCCGTCTTGGCGTCGTCCTCCAAGCCTTCACCGTCCGTCCACCAGGCTGATTTTGCGGTGGAGGCGCTGGCGAAGGCCATGTACGAGCGTCTGTTCCGCTGGATCCTGGCCCGGGTCAACAAGACCCTGGACAAGAGCAAGAGGCAATCTTCCTCCTTCCTGGGAATCTTGGACATCGCTGGCTTTGAGATTTTCGAG GACAACTCGTTTGAGCAGCTGTGCATCAACTACACCAACGAGCGCCTGCAGCAGCTCTTCAACCACACCATGTTCATCCTGGAGCAGGAGGAGTACAAGCGCGAGGGCATCGAGTGGAACTTCATCGACTTCGGCTTGGACCTGCAGCCCTGCATCGAGCTCATCGAGAGGCCG AACAACCCCCCGGGCATCTTGGCCCTGCTGGACGAGGAGTGCTGGTTCCCCAAAGCGACGGACGTCTCCTTTGTGGACAAGTTGCTGAACACCCACACGGGTCACGTCAAATTCTCCAAACCCAAACAGCACAAAGATAAGCTGATGTTCACTGTTCTGCACTACGCTGGTAAG GTGGACTACAACGCCGCCAGCTGGCTGACGAAGAACATGGACCCTCTCAACGACAACGTGACGGCTCTGCTCAGCAACTCCTCCAGCAACTTCATCCAGGACCTCTGGAAGGACG CGGATCGAGTGGTCGGCCTGGAGACCATGGCCAAGATGTCGGACAGCTCCATGCCCACCTCCACCAAATCCAAGAAGGGGATGTTCCGCACGGTGGGCCAGCTGTACAAGGAGTCCCTGGGCAAGCTGATGACCACGCTGCACAACACGCAGCCCAACTTTGTGCGCTGCATCATCCCCAACCATGAGAAGAGG GCGGGCAAGATGGACGCCAACCTGGTGCTGGAGCAGCTCAGGTGCAACGGCGTGCTGGAGGGCATCCGAATCTGCAGACAGGGATTCCCAAACCGCATTGTGTTCCAGGAGTTCCGGCAGAG GTACGAGATCCTGGCTGCCAACGCCATCCCGAAAGGCTTCATGGATGGGAAGCAGGCCTGCTGCTTGATG GTGAAGCATCTGGACCTGGACCCCAACCTGTATCGCATCGGCCAGAGTAAGATGTTCTTCAGGACGGGGGTGCTGGCTCAGCTGGAGGAGGAACGAGACATCAAGCTCACCGTCATCATCATCTCTTTCCAAGCACAAGCGAGGGGCTTCCTGGCCCGCAA GGCTTTCAGTAAACGTCAGCAGCAGCTGAGCGCCATGAAGGTCATCCAGAGGAACTGTGCCTGTTACCTGAAGCTGAAGAACTGGCAGTGGTGGAGACTCTTCACCAAG GTGAAGCCCTTGCTGCAGGTAACCAGACAGGAGGAGGAAATGGGCCAGAAGGAGGAGGAACTCAAGGCAGCCAAAGATGCAGCGGCCAAGAAGGAGGCCGAACTGAAGGACATCACCCAGAAACACACGCAG CTGATGGAGGAACGAGCGCAGCTGGAGTCCAAACTCCACGCGGAGACGGAGCTGTACGCCGAGGCCGAGGAGATGAGGGTGCGCCTGGAGGCCAAGAagcaggagctggaggaggttcTGCATGAGATGGAGGCCAggctggaggaagaggaggaacgcAGCAGCTCCCTGCAGCAGGAGAGGAAGGACATGGAGCAGCAGCTGCAG ACCATGGAGGCCCACTTGGTGGAAGAAGAAGATGCTCGTCAGAAGCTGCAGCTGGAGAAGGTGGCCGTGGAGGGAAAGGTGAAGAAACTGGAGGAGGATGTTCTCCAGATGGAGGACCAGAATAACAAACTGCAGAAG GAGCGAAAGCTTCTGGAGGAGAGGATGGCCGATTTAAACTCCAACCTggccgaggaggaggagaagtccAAGAACCTGACCAAACTGAAGAGCAAGCACGAGTCCATGATCTCCGACTTGGAGG TACGCTTCAAGAAGGAAGAGAAGGGTCGTCTGGACATGGAGAAGGCCAAGAGGAAGGTGGAGGCCGAGGTGGCGGAGCTCCACGAGCAGCTGGCTGACCTGCAGGCCCAACTAGCCGAGCTCCGAGCTCAGCTGGCTGCCAAGGAAGAGGAGCTGCAAGCCACGCAGGCCCG TTTGGACGAGGAGAGCAACCAACGCGGGGCGGCTGTGAAGAAGGTTCGGGAGCTGGAGGCCTTCCTCTCTGAGGTGCAGGAGGACTTGGAGGCTGAGAGGGCAGCCCGAGCGAAGGTGGAGGCAGCCCGTCGGGACCTGGGGGAGGAGCTAAACGCCCTGCGGTCTGAGCTGGAGGACAGCCTGGACACCACCGCCGCCCAGCAGGAGCTTCG GGCCAAGCGTGAGCAGGAGGTGGCCATGCTGAAGAAAGccatggaggaggaggggcggaGTCACGAGGCCCAAATCCAAGACCTGAGGCAGAAGCACGGTCAGGCTGTGGAGGAACTCTCTGAGCAGCTGGAGCAGGCCAAGAGa GTGAGAGCAGGTCTGGAGAAAGCCAAGCAGACTCTGGAGAAAGAGTCTGCAGATCTCAGCGCTGACCTTCGATCCCTCGCCAGCGCCAAGCAGGACGTGgagcacaagaagaagaaggtggagGGTCAGCTCAACGACCTCAACTCACGCTTCAACGAGAGCGAGCGGCAGAGGACCGAGCTGGGCGAGCGGGTCTCCAAGATGACT ATGGAAGTGGACAACCTGAGCAGTCTACTGAATGAAGCGGAGGGGAAGAACATCAAGCTTAGTAAAGATGTTTCCGGTTTGTCCTCGCAGCTCCAGGACACACAG gagctgctgtcagagGAGACGCGTCAGAAGCTGAACGTGGCGGGCCGTCTGCGTCAGGTGGAGGAGGACAAGATCAGTCTGGCggagcagctggaggaggagagcgAGGCCAAGCGAGCCTCAGAGAGGCAGGCGTCCAGCCTCAACGTTCAG CTGGCAGACTGCAAGAAGAAGCTGGATGAGACGTTGGGCTCTGTGGAGATGCTGGAGGAGGGAAAGAAGCGTCTGCAGCGTGACTTGGAGGCGGCCAACAACGAGTACGAGGAGAAGGCCTCGGCCTACGACAAGCTGGACAAGAGTCGCGGTCGACTGCAGCAGGAGCTGGAGGACGTCCTCATGGACCTGGACAGCCAGCGGCAGCTTGTCTCCAACCTggagaagaagcagaagaagttTGATCAG ATGCTGGCGGAGGAGCGAGCCGTGTCCGGTAAGTTTGCAGAGGAGCGGGATCGAGCAGAGGCCGAGGCGAGGGAGAAGGAGACCAAGGTGTTGGCTCTATCAAGAGCACTGGAGGAGAACCGTGAGGCTCTGGAGGAGGCAGAGAAGACCATGAAAGGCCTCCGAGCTGAGATGGAGGACCTGGTCAGCTCCAAAGACGACGTGGGAAGAAGT GTCCATGACCTGGAGAAGGCCAAGCGTGGCCTGGAGGGCGTTGTGGAGGAGATGAAGGCCCacatggaggagctggaggatgaGCTGCAGGTCGCCGAGGATGCCAAGCTACGTCTGGAGGTCAACAGTCAGGCCCTCAAAGCCCAGCACGAGAGGGAGCTGCAGGCCCGGGAGGAGATGGGCGAGGAGAAGAGGAAGCAGCTCCTCAAGCAG TTGCGTGAGCTGGAGgccgagctggaggaggagaagaagcagCGAGGTCAGGCATCTGGCGGCAAGAAGAAGTTGGAGGGCGAGCTGAAGGACATGGAGGACCAGCTGGAGGCCACCAACAGAGGACGAGACGAGGCCGTCAAGCAGCTGCGCAAGATCCAG GGTCAGGTGAAGGATCTCCAACGGGAGCTGGAAGATTCCCGTGCGGCTCAGAAGGACGTGCTGGCCTCAGCGAGAGAGGCCGAGCGGAAATCCAAGGCCATGGAGGCGGACATAGTGCAGCTACATGAG ATGCTGGCGGCGGCTGAGCGAGCTCGAAAGCAGATGGAGGCGGAGAGGGACGAACTCGCCGAGGAACTCGCCAGTAACTCGTCCGGAAA GACCATGCTGTCTGATGAGAAGCGTCGCCTGGATGCAAAGATCAgccagctggaggaggagctggaggaggagcagacCAACATGGAGAGCCTCAATGAGCGTCTGAGGAAGAGCCAGCAGCTG GTGGAGCAGCTGGGAGCGGAGCTGACGGCGGAGAAGTCCACGTCGCAGAACAAGGAGGCGTCCAGGCAGCAGCTGGAGAGACTGAACCGCGAGCTGAAGGCCAAAGTGCAGGAGATGGAGGGCCAGGGCCGCTCCAAGCTCAAGTCCTCCGTCACCACCCTGGAGAACAAGCTGAAGGAGATGGAGGAGCAGTTGGAGGTGGAGAGCAG AGAACGTCAGACGGCCGCCAAGAATCTGCGGCAGAAGGAGAAGAAGCTGAAGGACCTGATGCTCCAGATGGAGGACGAGAGGAAGCAGGCACAGCAGTACAAAGACCAG GCTGAGAAGGGCAACGTGCGCATGAAGCAGCTGAAGCATCAGCTGGAGGAGACGGAGGAGGAGGCGCAACGCGTGGTGGCCGCCCGCAGGAAGCTGCAGCGGGAGCTGGACGAGGCGGCCGAGGCCAACGACGCCCTCAGCAGGGAGGTGACTTCGCTGAAGGGCAAACTGAG GCGTGGCGGGGAGGCGGGATTTAGCGCCGCTAGTCCTCGCAGCGGCGGTGGAGGCGGTGGAGCCATGAGGAGCTTGGGGCTGATTGGAGGGAGCATCAGCCGGAGGAGCACCACCATTGTGGAAAACTCGGTGGAAATCCCGGAGGAGGAGCCTCGCTCTCCGTCTCCCCCTGCCCGCAGCCCCCCCCTGGAGGCTGATGAGGAGGTGAACGAGATCCCCCCTGACGAGTAG